A stretch of the Porifericola rhodea genome encodes the following:
- the hisF gene encoding imidazole glycerol phosphate synthase subunit HisF, whose protein sequence is MLSKRIIPCLDVKDGRTVKGVNFVELRDAGDPVELAKIYAEEGADELVFLDITATVEKRKTLVELVRKVAEQVNIPFTVGGGISSIEDVAAMLNAGADKVSVNSAAVRRPELINELAANFGNQCIVVAIDTRFVEGKHIVHTHGGRTPTSLETFAWAHEVQERGAGEILLTSMDHDGTKAGFANELTAQLSSELSIPVIASGGAGTMEHFVDVFTEGKADAALAASIFHYKEIPVPELKKYLTNQKIPIRLTD, encoded by the coding sequence ATGTTATCAAAAAGAATTATTCCCTGCCTGGATGTTAAAGACGGGAGAACAGTAAAAGGAGTAAATTTTGTTGAGCTAAGAGATGCCGGCGATCCGGTAGAGCTAGCCAAAATCTACGCTGAAGAAGGTGCGGATGAGCTCGTTTTCCTGGATATTACTGCCACCGTAGAAAAAAGAAAAACTTTAGTAGAACTGGTCAGAAAAGTAGCAGAGCAGGTAAATATACCTTTTACAGTAGGTGGTGGAATCAGCTCTATAGAAGATGTTGCTGCCATGCTTAATGCCGGCGCTGACAAAGTCTCTGTCAACTCAGCCGCCGTACGCAGGCCAGAGTTAATCAACGAACTTGCTGCCAACTTTGGAAACCAGTGTATAGTTGTAGCTATAGATACCCGCTTTGTGGAGGGTAAGCATATTGTGCATACCCACGGCGGCCGTACTCCCACATCGCTGGAAACTTTTGCCTGGGCGCATGAAGTGCAGGAGAGAGGGGCGGGAGAAATACTGCTGACCTCTATGGATCATGATGGTACTAAGGCAGGATTCGCAAATGAACTGACTGCTCAGCTATCTTCTGAACTAAGCATACCGGTAATTGCCTCTGGTGGAGCAGGCACTATGGAACATTTTGTAGATGTATTTACCGAAGGCAAAGCTGACGCGGCTCTGGCTGCCAGTATTTTTCACTATAAAGAGATTCCGGTACCTGAGCTTAAAAAGTACCTGACAAATCAAAAAATTCCAATCAGACTGACTGACTAA
- a CDS encoding cryptochrome/photolyase family protein has protein sequence MAYTRIALVLGNCLFPDHALLNPDKHTVFFMAEDLGLCTHFKYHKHKLVLFLSAMRSHAETIEKDYPLQYWQLSAENQSLTYEDKLEQTVAQYTSIQEVVTYTLEDHFFDQRIREFCRKKGLQLSFVDSPGFINTIDDFQEYVDRSKKPFMQVFYKVQRKKLGILIDGDEPKGGSWSYDTENRKKLPKNIYIPPQPEREVTAHTEEVSQLINELFPEHPGNTDNFNWATTRRQALYRLNNFLEERFQEFGPYEDAIDSQRNFLFHSVLSPYLNLGLITPDEVLDKTLEYAEEHKVHLPSVEGFVRQIMGWREFMRGMYHTHDLKGNYFKHQRKLKKCWYEGTTGVPPLDYSIKRVVRDAYTHHIERLMVLGNIMLLAEVHPDEVYKWFMELFIDSSDWVMVPNVYSMSQFADGGTFATKPYIGGANYISKMSDFSKKGEWADEVDGLYWRFINKNRKLFASNPRMSMMVSMFDKMNDDKRDRLMAAADNFIRRTTNP, from the coding sequence ATGGCATATACCAGAATTGCTTTAGTACTAGGCAACTGCTTATTTCCAGATCACGCGCTCCTGAATCCTGATAAACACACCGTTTTTTTCATGGCCGAAGATTTAGGGCTGTGCACTCATTTCAAATACCATAAGCATAAACTAGTACTTTTTCTTTCAGCTATGCGGTCTCATGCCGAAACAATTGAAAAAGATTACCCTCTACAATACTGGCAATTAAGTGCTGAAAACCAATCTTTGACTTATGAAGACAAACTGGAACAAACTGTAGCGCAGTACACTTCCATACAGGAAGTTGTCACATACACCCTGGAAGATCATTTTTTTGACCAGCGTATACGCGAATTTTGTCGTAAAAAGGGGCTACAGCTATCTTTTGTAGATTCACCTGGCTTTATTAATACAATTGATGATTTTCAGGAGTATGTAGACCGTAGCAAAAAACCTTTTATGCAGGTTTTTTATAAAGTGCAGAGAAAAAAGCTGGGTATCCTGATAGATGGTGATGAACCTAAGGGTGGCAGTTGGTCATACGATACAGAAAACAGGAAGAAGTTACCGAAGAATATTTATATACCTCCGCAGCCAGAAAGAGAAGTTACTGCACATACAGAAGAAGTTAGTCAACTTATTAACGAGTTGTTTCCTGAGCACCCTGGTAATACAGATAATTTTAACTGGGCCACCACAAGAAGGCAGGCACTATACAGATTGAACAACTTTTTGGAAGAACGTTTTCAAGAGTTTGGTCCCTACGAGGATGCTATTGATAGTCAGCGTAATTTTCTATTTCATTCTGTACTCTCTCCCTATCTAAATTTAGGACTAATTACCCCGGACGAGGTGCTTGACAAAACACTGGAATACGCTGAGGAACACAAGGTGCACCTGCCCAGTGTAGAGGGATTTGTGAGGCAGATTATGGGATGGCGAGAATTTATGCGAGGCATGTATCATACGCATGACTTAAAAGGAAATTATTTTAAGCACCAAAGAAAACTGAAAAAGTGCTGGTATGAGGGTACTACCGGTGTGCCTCCTCTGGACTATAGCATTAAGCGGGTAGTCAGAGATGCGTACACACATCATATAGAACGCCTAATGGTGCTTGGCAATATTATGCTTTTGGCAGAAGTACACCCCGATGAGGTGTATAAGTGGTTTATGGAGCTTTTTATAGATTCATCAGACTGGGTAATGGTGCCTAATGTATACAGCATGAGTCAGTTTGCCGATGGCGGTACCTTTGCCACCAAACCCTATATTGGCGGAGCTAATTACATTTCTAAAATGAGTGATTTTTCAAAAAAAGGAGAATGGGCAGATGAAGTAGATGGGCTCTATTGGAGATTTATTAATAAAAACCGAAAGCTGTTTGCTTCCAATCCTCGCATGTCTATGATGGTTTCTATGTTTGACAAAATGAATGATGATAAAAGAGATAGACTAATGGCTGCCGCCGATAATTTTATCAGACGAACTACCAATCCCTAG
- the hisH gene encoding imidazole glycerol phosphate synthase subunit HisH, with product MKVAIIKYNAGNVQSVIYALQRFGLEPKLTDDVEYIQQADKVIFPGQGEASSAIRYLKNNKLDQLITNLTQPVLGICIGLQLMCSHSEEGDTPCLGIFKEKVKKFPPQDKVPHMGWNTLEAKQSKLLHGLRGDAYLYYVHSYFAEIGEETTASTNYILPFSAVMEKDNFYAIQAHPEKSGKDGELILKNFLDL from the coding sequence ATGAAAGTAGCCATCATAAAATATAACGCCGGTAATGTGCAGTCGGTAATTTACGCACTGCAACGTTTTGGTTTAGAACCTAAACTTACCGATGATGTAGAGTATATTCAGCAGGCAGATAAAGTGATTTTTCCCGGACAGGGAGAAGCAAGCTCTGCCATCAGGTACCTCAAAAATAATAAGCTGGATCAGCTGATTACCAATTTGACACAACCAGTGTTGGGTATTTGTATTGGCCTTCAGCTGATGTGTTCGCATTCTGAGGAAGGTGATACTCCATGTCTAGGTATTTTCAAGGAAAAAGTAAAAAAGTTTCCCCCTCAGGATAAGGTGCCTCATATGGGTTGGAATACTTTAGAAGCCAAACAAAGTAAACTTCTCCACGGACTTAGGGGTGATGCCTATCTGTATTATGTACACAGCTATTTTGCCGAGATAGGAGAAGAAACAACAGCCAGTACTAATTACATATTGCCATTTAGTGCTGTTATGGAAAAAGATAATTTTTACGCAATTCAGGCGCACCCCGAAAAGAGTGGGAAAGATGGTGAGCTCATCCTGAAAAACTTTTTAGACCTTTAA
- a CDS encoding SusC/RagA family TonB-linked outer membrane protein — protein MMNDLRVYVFTLLLWGLNVPLLAQELTLSGRVEDEGGEPLPGVTVIVQGTTTGTTTNIEGQFRLSVPASAEALTFSSVGYADQTVQINNQTNFEITMTEDVQQLGEVVVNALGFEENRDQQGATVTRVDADAVTRSGETGVINGLAGKAASVRIARSNGDPGAGSTIQIRGTNTITGSSDPLVIVDGVPLNNSTVYGGGNGGNESGGTSQQSRLNDINPNDIESIQVLKGASAASLWGSRAANGVIVITTKQGSAGKPKISFSSTYSFDEINARHPMQNKFGQGRNGVWNPGDRESWGDKIADRSGGADELDQSGEYFEAEDGTLYYPILSKNSQQTYVDENFDKVFQNGYFWQNDLSISGGTEKSTFFFSMGRLDQEGVIKGSFYERTNVRLNNQTFFNDWLNMSARAAYTNSYANRIQQSSNVGGLYLGLLRTPPDFNTADYIGTYYDANGTPNPDRHRAYRRPLGENINPIYNNPLWTTNEQESTTRVDRFIVNSDINIEPSDWLTFTLRGGVDTYTDRRVYFFPIGSAGSDAVNGLFNEDLITESEFNFDAITRAQFDLTDNINLTGTVGWNYNNRVRRSNFFSVNNFQANVREPTTELNTSNEASNVENTRRYIRSNRLYTVFNFDFFSQLFFNASGTVESASSVKGNFFYPSFDVAWQFTQLEGFSTQPVLSFGKLRASWGQVGVQPQPHRFQTLAEGGFLYSTYDDGLNISQFGGGYRIDNSKGNPELKPEIKTEWEIGTDLRFFQDRLSLSLTYYQNKINDLLFNVARTPSSGFLTEYINAGAMENIGYEAELDYAIFQNDDLKLNLYANFNDNNNKVTELRGTESVDLTTQSISSRAVEGHPLGVLWSTRAQRDESGDLILDDNGFPQVATTQGIVGDPNPDWRGGLGFRANWKKLSLNILFEHSQGGDFAERTRFILRNFGTHEDVGNEVTLTQDLVNVAGDIVPAGTTVRGNIQDFGAGNVLLDESWYRGRGAGFGDGVINEFAITDATWTRLREISLSYRLNNSWLQDVTKLGSVEFSLTGRNLVLWTDVLGIDPEINQFGVSNGFGIDYFTNPSTRSVLFSVKINY, from the coding sequence ATGATGAACGATCTACGAGTTTATGTATTTACCCTTCTGTTGTGGGGGCTTAATGTGCCTTTGCTGGCGCAGGAGCTTACCCTGAGCGGCAGGGTAGAGGATGAGGGCGGGGAGCCCCTTCCGGGAGTCACTGTAATTGTACAGGGCACAACTACCGGTACTACCACCAATATAGAAGGGCAGTTTCGCCTTTCTGTTCCTGCTTCTGCTGAAGCCCTGACCTTCAGCTCAGTAGGTTATGCTGACCAAACGGTTCAGATTAATAACCAGACCAATTTTGAGATCACCATGACTGAAGATGTACAGCAGTTAGGTGAAGTAGTAGTAAATGCGCTTGGCTTTGAAGAAAACCGAGACCAGCAAGGCGCTACAGTCACTCGCGTGGATGCCGATGCTGTTACTCGCTCAGGAGAAACAGGCGTAATAAACGGATTGGCAGGTAAAGCGGCCAGTGTACGTATTGCACGCTCTAATGGCGATCCTGGCGCAGGCTCTACCATACAGATCCGTGGTACAAATACTATTACTGGTTCCAGCGATCCTCTGGTCATAGTAGATGGGGTGCCCTTGAACAATTCTACAGTGTACGGTGGGGGCAATGGAGGAAACGAAAGTGGAGGTACTTCTCAGCAATCTCGCCTCAACGATATCAACCCTAACGATATAGAGTCTATTCAGGTACTGAAAGGCGCTTCAGCGGCATCATTATGGGGATCAAGGGCTGCTAACGGTGTAATTGTAATTACTACCAAACAGGGGAGTGCCGGCAAGCCCAAAATTTCATTTTCCTCTACCTATTCTTTTGATGAGATTAATGCCCGTCACCCTATGCAAAATAAGTTTGGACAGGGCAGAAATGGAGTATGGAACCCCGGCGATCGTGAGTCATGGGGAGATAAAATTGCCGATAGGTCTGGAGGTGCTGATGAGCTGGACCAGAGCGGTGAGTATTTTGAAGCAGAAGATGGAACATTATATTATCCAATACTCAGCAAAAACAGCCAGCAGACTTACGTTGATGAGAATTTTGATAAGGTATTTCAAAATGGTTACTTCTGGCAAAATGACCTTTCAATAAGTGGAGGAACAGAGAAGTCTACCTTTTTCTTCAGTATGGGGCGTCTGGATCAGGAAGGGGTTATTAAGGGGAGCTTTTATGAACGTACTAATGTCAGGCTGAACAATCAAACCTTTTTTAACGACTGGCTCAATATGTCGGCCCGTGCCGCATATACGAATAGTTATGCCAACCGTATTCAGCAAAGCTCTAATGTAGGTGGTTTATACCTTGGCTTACTCCGAACTCCGCCAGACTTCAACACCGCTGACTACATCGGCACTTATTATGATGCCAATGGTACGCCTAATCCCGACCGCCATCGGGCTTACCGCCGTCCGCTGGGTGAGAATATCAATCCTATTTACAACAATCCGCTCTGGACTACTAACGAACAGGAAAGTACCACTCGTGTGGATCGTTTTATTGTTAACAGTGATATTAACATAGAACCTTCAGACTGGCTCACCTTTACTTTGAGAGGTGGAGTAGATACCTACACCGACCGTCGTGTATACTTTTTCCCAATTGGCTCTGCGGGCTCAGACGCAGTCAATGGCTTATTTAATGAAGATTTGATTACAGAAAGTGAGTTTAACTTTGACGCTATTACCCGCGCCCAATTTGACTTAACAGACAACATCAACCTTACTGGCACAGTGGGTTGGAATTACAATAATCGTGTACGCAGGTCAAATTTTTTCTCAGTTAATAATTTTCAGGCTAATGTAAGAGAGCCAACTACAGAGCTTAATACCAGTAATGAAGCTTCTAATGTTGAAAATACACGGCGTTACATTCGTTCCAATCGTCTGTATACTGTGTTCAACTTTGACTTTTTCTCCCAGCTTTTCTTTAATGCTTCAGGTACAGTAGAATCTGCTTCCAGTGTTAAAGGAAACTTCTTTTACCCTTCTTTTGATGTTGCCTGGCAGTTTACACAACTTGAAGGATTTAGTACTCAGCCCGTGCTGAGCTTTGGTAAATTGCGTGCCTCTTGGGGGCAGGTAGGAGTTCAGCCTCAGCCTCATCGTTTTCAAACTCTGGCAGAAGGAGGTTTTCTCTACAGCACCTACGATGATGGACTAAACATCAGTCAGTTTGGAGGTGGTTACAGAATTGATAATAGTAAAGGTAACCCGGAACTGAAGCCAGAAATTAAAACAGAGTGGGAGATAGGTACCGACCTGCGGTTTTTTCAGGACCGTCTGTCTCTCAGTCTTACGTATTATCAGAATAAAATCAACGATTTGCTCTTTAATGTAGCCAGAACACCTTCCTCAGGTTTTCTGACTGAGTACATTAATGCGGGAGCTATGGAAAACATAGGCTATGAGGCTGAGCTTGACTATGCTATCTTCCAGAATGATGATCTGAAATTAAACCTCTACGCAAACTTTAATGATAACAACAACAAAGTAACCGAACTAAGGGGAACAGAGTCTGTTGATTTGACAACACAGTCTATTAGCTCCAGAGCAGTAGAAGGACACCCACTTGGTGTATTATGGTCTACCCGAGCACAGAGAGACGAAAGCGGTGATCTGATTCTGGATGATAATGGTTTTCCGCAAGTAGCTACCACTCAGGGGATAGTAGGAGACCCCAATCCAGATTGGAGAGGAGGGCTGGGCTTTAGAGCCAATTGGAAAAAACTGAGTCTCAATATTCTTTTTGAGCACTCACAGGGAGGAGATTTTGCCGAAAGAACACGCTTTATCCTGCGCAATTTTGGTACCCACGAAGATGTAGGTAATGAGGTCACTTTAACTCAGGATTTGGTGAACGTAGCTGGAGATATAGTACCTGCCGGAACAACAGTAAGAGGTAATATTCAGGATTTCGGGGCAGGCAATGTACTACTTGACGAAAGTTGGTATCGCGGCAGGGGGGCAGGCTTTGGTGATGGCGTTATCAATGAATTCGCAATTACCGATGCTACCTGGACCCGACTCAGGGAAATCTCTTTAAGCTACCGACTAAACAACTCATGGTTACAAGATGTGACCAAACTTGGCTCTGTAGAATTTTCGCTTACCGGTAGAAATCTGGTACTATGGACTGATGTGTTGGGCATAGACCCGGAAATCAACCAGTTTGGCGTCTCCAACGGTTTTGGTATAGATTATTTTACCAATCCAAGCACCCGTTCTGTCCTCTTTTCTGTAAAAATCAACTACTAA
- the hisA gene encoding 1-(5-phosphoribosyl)-5-[(5-phosphoribosylamino)methylideneamino]imidazole-4-carboxamide isomerase, which yields MEIIPAIDLIDGKCVRLTQGDYAQKKEYSSSPLEVAKRYEDYGIRRLHLVDLDGAKARKVINYAVLEQITQHTSLEVDFGGGVQSDADLKLVFEMGASQVTGGSIAIRQPETFSKWLQTYGPEKIILGADAKDRKIAIGGWQESTSQDVLNFIEQHHQQGITYVICTDVAKDGVLAGPSLELYEEILANTPKVKLIASGGVSGVDDLHQLKDIGVYGVIIGKAIYEGRIALDELKPFL from the coding sequence ATGGAGATAATTCCTGCGATAGACCTAATAGATGGTAAATGTGTGCGCTTAACCCAAGGCGACTACGCTCAAAAAAAAGAATATAGCAGCAGTCCTTTAGAAGTAGCTAAAAGATACGAAGATTATGGCATCAGGCGACTGCATCTGGTAGATCTGGATGGGGCTAAAGCCCGCAAAGTAATTAACTATGCAGTGCTGGAGCAAATTACCCAGCACACTTCTTTAGAAGTAGATTTTGGAGGTGGAGTACAATCCGATGCTGACCTAAAGCTGGTTTTTGAAATGGGAGCCAGTCAGGTAACCGGAGGGAGTATAGCCATCAGGCAACCAGAGACTTTTAGTAAGTGGCTGCAGACCTATGGTCCGGAAAAAATTATTCTGGGGGCCGATGCTAAAGATCGCAAGATTGCTATCGGAGGCTGGCAGGAGTCTACCTCACAAGATGTGCTTAACTTTATTGAGCAGCACCATCAGCAAGGTATAACATACGTAATCTGTACAGATGTTGCCAAAGATGGTGTGCTTGCTGGTCCTTCTCTTGAGCTGTACGAAGAAATCTTAGCCAATACCCCAAAAGTTAAATTAATAGCCAGTGGAGGAGTTTCTGGTGTAGATGATTTGCACCAACTTAAAGATATCGGGGTGTATGGTGTAATTATCGGCAAAGCTATTTACGAAGGCAGAATTGCGCTTGACGAGCTGAAGCCTTTTTTATAA
- a CDS encoding OmpA family protein has translation MKYWLFSALVALSTTAFAQNELEKLSINSQADEQNPKLSPDGQTLYFVRQYHPQNIGGSKDPGDIWASQKQADGSWAEAVNVKSLNNPYLNGIIGFADNGNRVYLHGHYEGKKPTTQGVSVAKKESATSWSKPKALKIPYFYNKSDHSSGSLHSSGQIMILSLQSYDSKGAEDLYVLFKQSDGSWSEPQNLGANINTPYQEMTPYLAPDGKTLFFASNGYEGFGSRDIYMSVRLDDSWRKWSNPKNLGARVNSEGTELYYYIPENSEYAYVSSTQNSDGLGDLNQVRIIPEEEEVIEEVADMPEVAVEDAVVEESEDAPLEEEVEETIVAAPEEEIVKNEVEVRGKIVNLNSEEGVAANLSFSSLKENEQFSQINQVDENGVFSINLPADQDYELLIEAEGFIKKRVKLLLSEQSPLDNSDIIVRNFALSPIEVGTTVNLENVLFDRGTANMLSGSTENLDEVVEFLNENPDVVIEVAGHTDNRGRPDLNQILSLERAESVKRYLVQQGIATERIQEKGYGGTKPIASNAIEEERQKNRRVEFTILKK, from the coding sequence ATGAAATATTGGTTATTTTCTGCATTAGTAGCACTAAGCACTACGGCTTTTGCTCAAAATGAACTGGAAAAACTATCTATCAATTCACAAGCTGACGAACAGAACCCTAAACTAAGCCCTGACGGTCAGACTCTTTACTTTGTACGCCAGTACCATCCTCAAAATATCGGAGGTAGTAAAGACCCTGGTGATATCTGGGCCAGCCAAAAGCAGGCTGATGGTAGCTGGGCAGAAGCGGTAAATGTAAAATCTCTTAACAATCCATATTTAAACGGTATTATTGGCTTCGCCGATAATGGAAACAGAGTTTATCTGCATGGCCATTACGAAGGCAAGAAACCTACCACACAAGGTGTTTCCGTTGCTAAAAAAGAAAGTGCCACTAGCTGGAGCAAACCTAAGGCACTTAAAATTCCTTACTTTTACAATAAGTCTGACCATAGCAGTGGTAGCCTGCATTCCAGTGGTCAAATCATGATACTTTCTCTTCAGTCATACGACTCTAAAGGAGCTGAAGATTTGTACGTATTGTTTAAGCAGAGTGATGGTAGCTGGTCTGAGCCTCAAAACCTGGGAGCTAACATAAACACACCCTATCAGGAGATGACTCCTTACCTGGCACCTGATGGTAAAACCCTGTTTTTTGCCAGCAATGGGTACGAGGGCTTCGGAAGCCGCGATATATATATGTCGGTACGTCTGGATGATAGCTGGAGAAAATGGTCTAATCCTAAAAATCTGGGAGCCAGAGTAAATTCAGAAGGGACTGAGCTTTATTATTATATTCCGGAAAACAGCGAATATGCTTATGTATCTTCTACTCAAAACAGTGATGGTCTGGGCGATCTCAACCAGGTCCGCATAATTCCTGAAGAGGAAGAAGTTATAGAAGAAGTAGCCGACATGCCAGAAGTAGCAGTAGAAGATGCTGTTGTAGAAGAATCAGAAGATGCACCTCTTGAAGAAGAAGTGGAAGAAACTATTGTTGCTGCTCCTGAAGAAGAAATTGTGAAGAATGAAGTAGAAGTGAGAGGAAAAATAGTCAACCTAAACTCTGAGGAAGGCGTTGCGGCAAACTTGAGTTTTAGCAGCCTGAAAGAAAACGAACAGTTTAGTCAAATTAATCAGGTAGACGAGAATGGAGTCTTTAGTATCAATCTTCCAGCAGATCAGGATTATGAGCTATTAATTGAAGCGGAAGGATTTATCAAAAAAAGAGTAAAGTTGTTGTTGAGCGAACAGTCACCTTTGGATAATTCAGACATAATTGTTAGAAACTTTGCTCTTTCACCTATTGAAGTAGGTACTACAGTCAATTTAGAAAATGTACTTTTTGATCGTGGCACGGCAAATATGCTTTCTGGCTCTACCGAAAACCTGGACGAAGTAGTTGAGTTTCTGAATGAAAATCCCGACGTGGTAATTGAGGTAGCCGGACATACAGACAATAGGGGGAGACCTGACCTGAATCAAATACTATCTCTGGAAAGAGCAGAATCCGTAAAGCGTTATCTAGTACAACAAGGGATAGCTACAGAGCGTATTCAGGAAAAGGGCTACGGCGGAACCAAACCCATAGCCAGCAATGCTATAGAAGAAGAAAGGCAGAAGAATAGACGAGTGGAATTTACCATTCTCAAAAAATAA
- a CDS encoding Dps family protein yields MDKLREFKEYDGNPVGLSKEVAKEIATHLDRHLAAFMTLYHQYHKHHWLVEGPQFRDLHLFFEDNYNQIHEGFDALAERLTVMGYDPTSNPADFAKLSYVQHEPKGIFRIRESLENDMEAERSIAIELRKSIKKAFELEDYATKNLLEKLLFNTEDRAHHIEHFLGEDSLTVGFLHTEKEAEAAEA; encoded by the coding sequence ATGGATAAGTTAAGAGAGTTTAAAGAATATGATGGCAACCCGGTAGGATTGAGTAAAGAAGTTGCAAAAGAAATTGCCACACATCTGGACCGTCACTTAGCTGCATTTATGACTTTATACCATCAATATCATAAACATCACTGGTTAGTAGAAGGACCTCAATTTAGAGATTTACATTTGTTTTTTGAGGATAACTACAATCAGATTCACGAAGGCTTTGATGCCTTGGCCGAAAGGTTAACAGTAATGGGGTACGACCCAACCAGCAATCCTGCTGACTTTGCCAAACTGTCTTATGTACAGCATGAGCCAAAGGGTATCTTCCGTATCCGCGAGAGCCTAGAAAACGATATGGAAGCAGAAAGGTCCATTGCTATTGAATTGCGTAAGTCAATTAAAAAAGCTTTTGAATTGGAAGATTACGCTACCAAAAATTTGTTAGAGAAGCTATTGTTTAATACGGAGGATAGAGCACACCATATTGAGCACTTCTTAGGTGAAGACTCATTGACAGTAGGTTTCTTGCATACGGAAAAAGAAGCCGAAGCGGCAGAAGCATAA
- a CDS encoding SusD/RagB family nutrient-binding outer membrane lipoprotein has translation MKKLIYITFTMMLFFTFACEDLVDDINDNPNKLAIEEIDPSLFLKGAMLADVQVQLGHLNRISNMWSGQLVGFQSLYKALYEYNFTAAESEATWEIGYQGALNQLRFIQEVTTDDPIYQGISKVVEAHVMGTLASIFGDIPYTEATQEDIQDPKFDDQAQVFAELQSLLDEAITNLENVEGNPQLEPDIFYGGNPELWIESAWTLKARYYLLTKQYGEAFNAAQNGISTPENSMRYIPVDDNNPDNKNLIFKLLNGARTGDIGTGNSFVMQLLDSGSVNSRNHAKTNEEARKAYLTIEESNASLVGYGGRLEPMPLITYAENQLILAESAARTQGLNEGLDYLNGLRNALEQGEVFEQLSDTLNLLYEPFVAADFASGGIENPDGIAANRAFLREVIEERYISGFGQYIPFNDARRLRKSDQDIAIPIPLNIGSASSFPERFVYANTELNSNSNAPDPAPDIYEVTPVNQ, from the coding sequence ATGAAAAAATTAATATATATCACATTTACAATGATGTTGTTTTTCACCTTCGCCTGCGAAGACCTGGTGGACGACATTAATGACAATCCTAATAAGCTGGCCATAGAAGAAATTGACCCCAGCTTGTTTTTAAAAGGAGCTATGCTGGCAGACGTACAGGTACAGCTGGGGCATTTGAACCGAATTTCTAATATGTGGAGTGGGCAACTGGTGGGTTTCCAGTCTTTGTACAAGGCACTCTACGAGTATAATTTTACGGCAGCAGAGTCTGAAGCCACCTGGGAGATTGGCTATCAGGGAGCACTCAATCAGCTGCGCTTTATACAAGAGGTTACTACTGACGATCCTATTTATCAGGGTATATCTAAAGTAGTAGAGGCACATGTCATGGGAACCTTGGCATCTATCTTCGGAGATATACCCTACACTGAAGCCACTCAGGAAGATATACAGGACCCTAAGTTTGATGATCAGGCACAGGTTTTTGCAGAATTACAAAGCTTACTGGATGAAGCTATCACTAATCTGGAAAATGTTGAAGGTAATCCACAACTGGAGCCCGATATCTTTTACGGGGGCAACCCAGAACTTTGGATAGAATCTGCCTGGACGCTCAAAGCAAGATATTATTTGCTAACCAAACAGTATGGAGAAGCCTTTAATGCTGCACAGAATGGGATTTCTACCCCAGAAAATTCTATGCGGTATATTCCCGTAGATGATAATAATCCAGATAATAAAAATCTGATCTTCAAGCTGCTGAATGGTGCCCGTACCGGTGATATTGGCACTGGAAATAGTTTTGTGATGCAACTTCTGGATAGTGGAAGTGTGAACTCAAGAAATCATGCTAAAACCAATGAAGAAGCACGTAAAGCCTATTTAACCATAGAAGAAAGTAATGCTTCTCTGGTAGGTTACGGCGGCAGGCTGGAGCCTATGCCTCTAATTACTTACGCAGAGAATCAGCTTATTCTTGCGGAAAGCGCAGCTCGTACTCAGGGCTTGAACGAAGGCTTAGATTACCTGAACGGATTACGCAACGCTCTAGAGCAGGGAGAAGTTTTTGAACAACTTTCTGATACACTTAATCTATTATATGAGCCTTTTGTTGCTGCTGACTTTGCTAGCGGTGGTATAGAAAATCCTGATGGGATAGCCGCAAATCGGGCATTTTTAAGAGAGGTGATTGAAGAAAGATATATTTCTGGCTTTGGTCAGTATATTCCTTTTAACGATGCGCGCAGGTTGAGAAAAAGTGATCAGGATATAGCAATACCTATTCCTTTAAATATTGGCAGCGCCAGCAGCTTTCCGGAAAGGTTTGTATACGCCAATACAGAGTTAAACTCTAATAGTAATGCGCCTGATCCTGCGCCGGATATTTATGAAGTTACACCTGTAAACCAATAA